CTTCGGCGAGTCCGCAGGTAAGCCTCCTGCCGTCGGTGTGATCTGCGTGCCTCTTCGTCATGCCTGTCCCGCCAAGTTTCGAATTTGCCTGTAAGGTCCGGCCACTCAGCACGTAGTGAAAATGCACACTCGTTCCAGATGAAAAAGGGAATTTTAAATCATGCCGACTACCAGGCGGTCGTTGTTGTTGCAAATTCGGGATCTCTCCAATTCAGACAAGTGGACTGAGTTCGTCAAAATCTATCGACCGCTCATCGCCGACATGTGCCGGCGTCACGGAGTTCAAAACTCGGGCATCGATGACGTTGTTCAGGATGTGATGATTCAAATCATGCACTCCATTGGACGATTCGAGCGTGATGAGTCGAAAGGGAGATTTCGAAGTTGGCTCAAGTGCGTCGTCGTGAACAAGATTCGTGATCGCTGGCGGGCTGGAAAAGTTCGCAGAGCAACTTCGCTGCAAGAAGCTTGCGCAGCTGTCGAGGCTCAGGAGTCCGGCGATGATTTGAGAGTTGAGCAGCGTTCGCTGATGCACAAAGCGATCGCGCAAGTGAAAGAAGCATCGCTTTCTAAAACGTGGAAGTGTTTTGATTTACACTGCCTTCAGAAAAAGCCAGCAGCTGACGTCGCGGCCGAACTCGGACTCTCTGAGAACGCTGTCTACGCGAATTGCTCTCGCACGCTGACTCGAATTCGCACACGTTGCCAGGAACTCAAACGGAGATTGGCTGGTGAAGAACCTGTCGTGTCTGAGTGACGTCGAACTCTGGAAGCTGATCGACGATGAACCTGCCGGCGAGTGGATCGAGAGTCACGAGCACCTAAGCATCTGTGAAACTTGCCGGGCCCGCGCCTTGAGTATTCAAGAGGATCTTGGATTTCTGGACGATCGTGCGAGTACGTCGTCACTGGCAGAGTTTGAAAAAGCAATCGACGAAGCCTGGGAACACACGAATCAGCTTCTCGGAAGCACTCTCGAAACAAGCGAGCCAATGCTTGAGGCTGGCGATCGGATTGATCGTTACGAGATCTGCGATTGTCTCAATTCAGGTGGGCAGGGTGAAGTTTATCTCGCATTTGATCGACGACTCAAAAGGCAGGTCGCGATTAAAGTTTCACGAGATTCCCTCGGAAGCGGAATGGATGCTCAGCAATGGGGTAAAGATGAAGGAGAACTGCTGGCGCGTGTGAATCATCCGCGACTCGCTCAAGTCTATGACACTGGCGTTCACGACGGGCATCCGTTTCTGGTGATGGAGTACGTCGAAGGATGGACGCTTGTCGGAGAATTACGACGTCGATCGGTGAACTCGATCTGGATTCGTGACACACTGAAGCAAGTCTGTTCCGCTGTTGAAGCGATCCATACCGGCGGGATTTTGCACCTCGATCTGAAACCTGAAAATGTCATGGTGACTCCTCAGGGGAACTGCAAGCTTATCGATTTAGGCACAGCCTGGTTCGTCTCGCGGCAGTCAGGTGCGACACAGTCGGTCGCTGGGACTCCAGAATATGTCGCACCCGAACAACTCGACGGAGCTTTCGAAGACTTCAATGTTCAGACTGATGTGTTCGGCGTCGGAGCAATTCTGTACTTCCTGCTGACCGGGAGTCCGATTCGTTCACTGTCAGCTTCGTTATACGGAAACCATCGACGCGCGCTGGAAGAGAGCATTCGCAAACTTCAGCGTGCCGGGCAGAACAAACGTTTAACCGCGATCTGCGTGAAAGCCATCGCCCCTGAGCCTCGGGACCGCTATCAGAGCGTCACCGAGTTGCAGGAAGATCTAAGCTATCGGCAAAAGCCGAGCGGACTGGCGATGATGTTTTTTCTGGCGGGCGCTCTCAGCCTCGTAGGAGGAGTGTTGACCTTCTCGTCGTTTCTGTCTGCTGCTCAGATTTCCCAATCCACGATGAGTGAAGAAACTGCTCCAACGCAATCGATTGATGAGCGACGGAGCATCGTCCACAATTTCAAGCCCGTGCGGCTCGATTTGAGTTTCATTTCAGACCATCCGGAAGAGGTGAAACTCTTTGTTCATCATAGTCATTCTCAAAGTCTCAATACCTTGCCAATGCACGTTGTCGAGACGGAGAACGCCCCGGTCTATCGAATTCGAACCGGGAGCGACGGGATTGAACTCAACCCCGAATCGGGCGTTGTGACATTTATGGTCTTTCAATCGAACGAAACTGAAGAAAGCCTTCGTTGTCGGATTCGCGCAGCTTTTCAAAACCTCAACTCAATTGAACTGACTGAATTTCAGAAGTTCACATTGTTGGGAGCTGATGAAGAATCTCCGCTTGTTTCACCGATGGCTTCCGAGTTTTCTGAAGCGATTTCCGTCGCTCTAGCACGGGCAGGAACGCGAATTCGCGGTTTCTCAGTTGCTCCCTGGGTCGAGTCGGCCGCCTCACCTCGTTTGAATGTGACCCTCGCGATGGACCGTCACTTTGAATCGCGAGACGTCCGCATTGTCAAAACACGTTCACAGCTGTGAACTAAATCTGGCGATGGCGACGTCGATCATTTTCGATCGGCGCGGTATTGAGGATTGGGAGTCGTCGGGATCGGGGCATTGACAGCATTTCTCCATTCGACCATGGCATCGTGCAGCCTCTTGAGATCTTCCGGGTGTGACTTGGAAAGATCTGTTTCTTCTCCGAGATCGGATTCGAGGTTGTAGAGCTCTCGGCGTCCTGTTTCGAACCACTCGATCAACTTCCAATTGCCCATTCGAATTGCACCGGCTGGAGTCGTTCGAAACGGTCCGCCATGAGGATCGCCTTTTCCTTGAAGGTAACAAGGGAAGTGCCAGAAGAGAGCAGGGCGATCGAGTGACGATTCGTGGTCCCGCAGAAGCGAACAAAGGCTGAGGCCGTCGAGTTCGACGCCCGATGGAGTGGGGGTGTCGGTCATTTCGAGAAGGGTTGGGTACAGGTCGATTCCGATGACCGGTTCGCTGCATCGTTGATTTGCTGCGGTTACTCCCGGCCACTTAATCAACAACGGTTCTCGAATTCCACCTTCGTACAGCATCCCTTTCGCTCCACGGAGCGGAGCGTTCGAGGTTGCACCACCGTAGCCGCCATTGTCGGAGAAGAAGAGGACGATTGTGTTGTCATCCAATCCGCATTCCTTCACGACATCCAGCACGCGGCCGACGCTGTCGTCGACGCTTTCAACCATAGCTGCATACTTTGCGTTGTTATGGTTTTCCGTTGCTTGCTTCTGTTGATATTTCGCGACCAGTTCCTCTTTCCCCTGGATTGGGGTGTGAACTGCGTAGTGAGTCAAATAGAGGAAAAATGGTCCTTCTTGGTTGTCCTTGATGAAGTTGCAGGCTTCCGTGGTTAATCGATCAGTGAGGTATTCGCCGGGTTCTTCATTGACAAGTTCCGGGTATTTGTAGGGGCTGTGATAACCTCCTCCACTGGGGCTTCCCCATTCGCGACCGGCGATGTTGATGTCGAATCCCTGTGTTTTGGGATCGTCGCCGAGGTGCCATTTCCCCATGCTGGCTGTGGTGTATCCGTTGCCCTGGAGTGCCTCAGCAATGGTGACGAATTCGTCCGCCAGAACAGTCTCGTTTTCAATGGGTTCAAGCTTGCGTTGCTTGTTGTTCCCTCGTGCTGGGTCGCCAACCGTGTAGATTCCATGTCGCGGCGTATACTTCCCGGACATCAGACAAGCGCGGCTCGGTGCACAATTCGGTGCATTGGCGTAAGCATCGGTGAAGATCATGCTCTGTTCGGCCAGGGCATCGATATGAGGAGTTTCGTAGTATTCGCTCCCCATGTAGCCAAGATCTGTCCATCCGAGATCATCGATAAAGAAGAAGACAATATTCGGTTTTTCGGCCGCATGCAGTTGGAAACTCGTGCTGACTAGAATGATGCCAAGGCAGTGAATCAACGAGTGCATGATGCTGCGGGGGAAGAGATTCATTGATGATGGATTTCTTGCTGACTGCAGGGAGCAGTATTTGTGGGTGAGAGAGATTCGACTCCAGAATGGCGATTCTGAATAATATCAGCAAGCGTCCATGCGTGACTCGTTTCGCAAATCCAGCTACCCTCTGCATCGATATCAACCTTCGTTGAGTTCTCAATCTAGTCTGAAGTTGCCATGTCGCCATCGATTCCGATTCCTACTGACTCTCCCGATCAGATTCGAATTCCGGTCGAACAAATTGTAGCTGTCATCGAGAAGATTCTCGTCAAGAAGAGCCTCTTTCAGTTCGATGCGACCGTCGCAGCTCAACGTCTGGTCGAAGCTGACCTGTACGGGATTCCCTCGCATGGGTGCGGACGCATTCTCGATTTAGTTTCTGCCATTGATTGCGGTGACGTCGATCCGCGCGCCCGGGTTCTAATCGTCGACGAAAATGATGTGCTTTCTATCCTCGATGGAGGACGAGCACTGGGGCATCTGGCCGCAACGAAGGGTGTTGAAGCTGCGATCGCGAAAGCCAAGTCGTCAGGCGTTGGGATTTCCTGTATTGGAAACAGTCAAACGCTCGGCGCGCTTTCCGTTCCACTTCGCATGGCCAGTGAGAAAGGGCTGATCGCGATTGGATTCAGCAGCACCGGTGGTGCGACCGTTGCAGCTCCAGGAACGACGATAGGAGTAGTCGGAAACGCCGCCTTTGCTTATGCGATCCCGAGGAAAGACTCGCCACCGATCGTTTTTGATACAGCTTGTGGCGTGGAGTCCTGGGGGAAGCTGAGTCTACTGAAACGATTTGGAGTATCGATACCGGATGAGATTGCCTTCGATACGGAAGGCCAGCCAACATCCGACATTGAAGCTGCTGCCGCTTTGATGCCACTGGGAGGAGAACTCGGATTTGGCCTGTCTCTGCTCGGATCGATCGTCGCGGGCCCGCTTGCGGGTGGGCAGATGGCCATTCGGAAGAAGGGAACCGATTCCAGCGACGACTCACAGCACTTTTTTATTGTTCTCGACATCGAGCACTTCACCGAAACCGATCGCTTTCAGAAGCGAGTCGATGTCGCAGTCGCGGAGATGAGGGAAAAGGCGAATGAGGGCTGTCAAAGCTTTCGGCTCCCCGGCGAGCAAGGGGCTGACAGCTTCAAGGAATTCTCAACGACCGGGATTCCGCTTCACTGTTCGATTGTCGAAGAAATCAAACAGCTTGCGCAATCCCTCGGCGTCGAAGTGTCGTTCTGAACTTCAGGACAATGGATGTTTCGAGAGAAAATGCGTTCGAGCATGAACATTATCCGGCGGTCACGCTGCTCGCGGTTTTCATCATCTCAGTGAATGCGTCCATTTCGACGCGGCTGCCGACCACGAGTGGAGTTCGCTGATGAATTCCTTCGGGTTCGATATCAAGTATTCGTCGGTCCCCGTCGATGGCGATTCCACCGGCCTGTTCAGCGAGAAACGCCACCGGGTTCGCTTCGTACAGGAGCCGCAATTTTCCGTCTGGATGCGATTCGGTTGGGGGATAGAGGAAGATTCCCCCTTTCAAGAGCGTGCGATGGAAGTCGGCGACCATCGAGCCAATGTATCGCGATGAGTACGCGTGGTTGAGTTGTCCCTGTCGGAGATGGTCAATGTATTGACGATAGACTTCGGGGAACTGATCCGAGTTTGCTTCGTTGAGCGAGTAGTACTTGCCTTGCTCGGGCATGCGAATGTTCTCATGACTCAGAACGAACGCGCCAATTGTCGGATCGAGTGTGAATCCGTGAACGCCGTTCCCTGCGCTGTAAACAAGCATTGTCGATGAGCCGTAGAGAACATATCCGGCAGCGACCTGGCGGCTTCCGGGCTGTTGAATCCACTTCTCCGGTTTGTTCCAGTCTTCCCCGTGTGGACGATGCAGGATTGAAAAAGTCGTTCCGACGCTCACGTTGACGTCGATATTCGAAGAGCCATCCAGCGGATCAAAGATGACGGCGTAATTTGCATTGGGAGAATCGTGGTGCATCAACGCAGGCTTTTCGTTCTCCTCAGATGCCAGAATTCCGATGCTTTCACGATGGCTGAGGCACTCGCCGAGTACCTCGTTGGCGTAAACATCGAGTTTCTGTTGGACTTCTCCCTGAACGTTGGTTTCACCATGTTCACCGAGAAGATCGGTCAGACCAGCTCGACGCACTTGGGCCTGAATCATTTTGGCTGCCAGCGTGATGCCTGACATCAGCCACGAGAATTGCCCAGATGCACCCGGAAAACGATGCTGTTCCTGCAGGACGTGCTGCTGCAGGGTTGTGATCCGTCGTTCCGTGCGCGAGGTGAGTGGGATCGCTTCTTCCGAATTCATCTGAATAGTTCCTCAAGCCAATTCGTGAGCCGTTGCTCGGACGAAGGCGAGCCTCTTCGTCCTCAACCTTGTTAGTCCTTGAACATTCATTACGTCAATGCAACTTTGGAATTCCCATAGTATAGACCGCTTTCCGGGATTTCTCAGCGTTTGTTCGGATGGGTTTCCTCGAACTGAATAGCGTCATGAAACCGCATTCGTCAGTGAAAGCTGATTCGAGACTCTCTAACAAGGTCTTCCCGAAACAGTTTGTTCACAAGGCTTAACAACTGTCGATGCCACGTTCGCGACTTCGGAGGAGTCTGAATGACAGGTGATTCGGGATGGTTGACATTGGTGGACTTCAACCACAATACTTGGATTTCTCAGGTTGTCCTCCGTAGATTCTCCAATAATTCGCCGCCCCTGGTGTGGGCACATGACTGACTTGCGCTTAAATGCAACTGCGAAGCTAATTCTGGATGAAGTCGAGCAGCTTCATAGCAAACAGAGACAGCCGTCTTCCCCATCCGCGACCTCTGAATCGGGTGTGGCATGTGCCCCGCAAGCACTCTTTCAACGCGGGCACGAACTTGAACAAGACAATCTTCCGTTCGAAGCGATGGAAGTCTGGAATGAAGGTCTCGAACTGGCTTCGATGACCGATTCGAATGATTGGGTGGTTCGAATCTGCATGGCGAAAGCAAGTCTTTGGACGCAACTCGGAGACTCAAACGAAGTGAAGCGAGCGCTTCAGCGGGCGACGAGCGCGATCTTCCGAGACGAGTTCATCGAAGTTGAAGAAGAGACTTATTACGAGCTTTTACTTCGTCACGCGAATGTCCTGATTGCAGAAGGAGAGAAAGGGGGCGCCCGACGGCTTTTGATGTCCCTGATTCATCTGGAAGCCGATGTGAGAGTGGCTGCGTATCTGGCGTTGATACGAGCGGACCTCGACGCTGGTGATGTGACCGGCGCGAGGAACTGTCTTTCATCGCTGCTGGAAAACCAGTCGTTTTCTAGAGAATCCAACGATGGACTTCGGGCTCTTGTTCTCCAATGCGAGATCGAATTCCTGGAGGGAGAATCGAGATCGTGTCATCAAACTGCTCAGGCAGCGCTGAGTCTTCTGGACACGCTGTCAAATGATCAGTCTCATCGCCAAGCGTGGGATTCGATTCGCAATCACCTCAACCTGATCATTCGACAGACGACTGAAGAAACGTCGTTCAATTGAGAAGGCGCGCTGTCGTGAAAGATGGAGCACTTTCTGATTTTGTGTGCACGATCTCACTTGAGCGAGCACAGCCCTTTCAACTTATGAAACAGTGCAAGCGAGTGCATTGGGAAGAGCAACTTGCTCTAGAATCACGCTGCTCCTCTCGAACGCGGGTTTCTAAGGAGGTCGAATTCTTCATCCTCGATGGCACTCTGGACGCTCAATCCCGCCCGCACCGCTCGAATTCGCCGCTTCACCGAGCGTCTGAGAACTGATTGATACCCAACCGTTGTGGCGAACAGCGTAATCAAGTCAACAAACCGCCTGTCATCCGCCAGCATTTCATCATAAATCAGAATGTGTGCGTTGTACCCGAGTCCGATCAGCGCACCGTCAATCTCACCAACAATGCCATTCTGACCGACAATCGAATAGTCCGCTCCGATTGAAACCCACTTGCGTTTGATCCTCAGGTAACACATTCGGTCTTGCTTGTCGTCGTAATAGCTGAAGCTGAATGTCGACGGAAAACGCAGCAGGCGGTTGTTCTCTTGCAGCAGGGTCATGTATTCGTACCGCTCGAGCGAACTCGCGAACGAGAGCATCGTACGTTTGGCTCCCAGCGAGTTGTGAACCTCTCTTGAGACGACTTCTTCAATTGAGCCCGCCCAGTTGATGCGTTTCGTCCCGGTCCGAAAAAGCTTGAGAACGAGTCTGCGGTTCTCGATCTCTTCCGGCTGCGTCGACATGACCCGATCTTTTTCGAGACGCAGCTGAAACTCGCGTTCCTTGGCGACGCTCAGTTTCCCGGTCCGTTGATGTTTCTTTCGTAACCACTCTTCACGATCTTCCAGAATCTTGCGAAGGATCCGCTCACGTTGTTCCGGGTTGGGGTGCCAAATGTCGGATCGAATCCCCACGATGTGGGTTGAGTCCCAGGAATCGTCAGAGATGTTGCGTTCGGAAACGGTTCCGCAGACATCCATATTGGCGCCGAATCGCTGATCGTCCGCCTTCTTGAGACGTTGAAGCAACTCGATATTCGTTGGATGCAGACTCATAAACGCCCACATGTCCAAATATCGATGCGTGCAGGCTCGTTTGAATTTCGATCGACTCCAGAACATCAAATGATCCTTGGAGAGGTTTCACGAAGCATGGAATGTGCCGCAAACCGTTGACCCGGTTCGTGTAGTCATCGGGAACTCGGACTGGTCGGGAAGTAAGCTGTCGAGAATCTAAGATCTGGGCGCAGGACGGGACGTTGTAATCACGATGGCGTGCTGCATACAAACTGCACCAAAACGCCTCAACCTCGAAGTTCCGTGCGGGTGGGGAAGGGACAGTCGATCAGCGGTTTTTGCCGACAATAGCCGCTGCAACTGAATCCCTGAGGCTGTGATGAGCAGAGCCGGACTTTTCGAGCTGGGGTGAAGTTTCGTTGAGCGAGTTGCCGACTCAATCAGAGCGTGGAAAGGTGGTCACAGAAGAAGATTCGAAATCTTGAGCGATAGGTTTTACAATGAATTTGGCTTTGAGTGTTCGGTTTTGCCGTGTGTGGGTCCGGTGGCTCAAAGTTCGGTAAGCATGTCGCCTCATCAGTTTTTCAGTTCCAATCGACCCAATCCAATGAAACTCGCCATTCTTTCTTGTAGCCCGAAGTGTTACAGCACTCGTCGACTGGTTGAAGCGACGCGTCAACGCGGCCATACCGTCCGGGTCCTCAATACGTTGAAATTTGCGATTGATCTGGAAGAAGGGGAACCAGAGCTCTACTACCGAAGCCAACAGCTCGAGCACTACGATGCTGTTCTTCCCCGAATCGGAGCTTCCATTACGTACTTCGGCACTGCAGTGGTTCGCCAGTTTGAGCAGATGGATATCTATTCGGCCAACAGTTCGAATGGAATTGCTAACTCTCGCGATAAGCTTCGAAGCCTCCAGATTTTGAGT
The Thalassoglobus sp. JC818 DNA segment above includes these coding regions:
- a CDS encoding sulfatase; the encoded protein is MNLFPRSIMHSLIHCLGIILVSTSFQLHAAEKPNIVFFFIDDLGWTDLGYMGSEYYETPHIDALAEQSMIFTDAYANAPNCAPSRACLMSGKYTPRHGIYTVGDPARGNNKQRKLEPIENETVLADEFVTIAEALQGNGYTTASMGKWHLGDDPKTQGFDINIAGREWGSPSGGGYHSPYKYPELVNEEPGEYLTDRLTTEACNFIKDNQEGPFFLYLTHYAVHTPIQGKEELVAKYQQKQATENHNNAKYAAMVESVDDSVGRVLDVVKECGLDDNTIVLFFSDNGGYGGATSNAPLRGAKGMLYEGGIREPLLIKWPGVTAANQRCSEPVIGIDLYPTLLEMTDTPTPSGVELDGLSLCSLLRDHESSLDRPALFWHFPCYLQGKGDPHGGPFRTTPAGAIRMGNWKLIEWFETGRRELYNLESDLGEETDLSKSHPEDLKRLHDAMVEWRNAVNAPIPTTPNPQYRADRK
- the fbp gene encoding class 1 fructose-bisphosphatase, which gives rise to MTTLQQHVLQEQHRFPGASGQFSWLMSGITLAAKMIQAQVRRAGLTDLLGEHGETNVQGEVQQKLDVYANEVLGECLSHRESIGILASEENEKPALMHHDSPNANYAVIFDPLDGSSNIDVNVSVGTTFSILHRPHGEDWNKPEKWIQQPGSRQVAAGYVLYGSSTMLVYSAGNGVHGFTLDPTIGAFVLSHENIRMPEQGKYYSLNEANSDQFPEVYRQYIDHLRQGQLNHAYSSRYIGSMVADFHRTLLKGGIFLYPPTESHPDGKLRLLYEANPVAFLAEQAGGIAIDGDRRILDIEPEGIHQRTPLVVGSRVEMDAFTEMMKTASSVTAG
- a CDS encoding serine/threonine-protein kinase — encoded protein: MKNLSCLSDVELWKLIDDEPAGEWIESHEHLSICETCRARALSIQEDLGFLDDRASTSSLAEFEKAIDEAWEHTNQLLGSTLETSEPMLEAGDRIDRYEICDCLNSGGQGEVYLAFDRRLKRQVAIKVSRDSLGSGMDAQQWGKDEGELLARVNHPRLAQVYDTGVHDGHPFLVMEYVEGWTLVGELRRRSVNSIWIRDTLKQVCSAVEAIHTGGILHLDLKPENVMVTPQGNCKLIDLGTAWFVSRQSGATQSVAGTPEYVAPEQLDGAFEDFNVQTDVFGVGAILYFLLTGSPIRSLSASLYGNHRRALEESIRKLQRAGQNKRLTAICVKAIAPEPRDRYQSVTELQEDLSYRQKPSGLAMMFFLAGALSLVGGVLTFSSFLSAAQISQSTMSEETAPTQSIDERRSIVHNFKPVRLDLSFISDHPEEVKLFVHHSHSQSLNTLPMHVVETENAPVYRIRTGSDGIELNPESGVVTFMVFQSNETEESLRCRIRAAFQNLNSIELTEFQKFTLLGADEESPLVSPMASEFSEAISVALARAGTRIRGFSVAPWVESAASPRLNVTLAMDRHFESRDVRIVKTRSQL
- a CDS encoding Ldh family oxidoreductase gives rise to the protein MSPSIPIPTDSPDQIRIPVEQIVAVIEKILVKKSLFQFDATVAAQRLVEADLYGIPSHGCGRILDLVSAIDCGDVDPRARVLIVDENDVLSILDGGRALGHLAATKGVEAAIAKAKSSGVGISCIGNSQTLGALSVPLRMASEKGLIAIGFSSTGGATVAAPGTTIGVVGNAAFAYAIPRKDSPPIVFDTACGVESWGKLSLLKRFGVSIPDEIAFDTEGQPTSDIEAAAALMPLGGELGFGLSLLGSIVAGPLAGGQMAIRKKGTDSSDDSQHFFIVLDIEHFTETDRFQKRVDVAVAEMREKANEGCQSFRLPGEQGADSFKEFSTTGIPLHCSIVEEIKQLAQSLGVEVSF
- a CDS encoding sigma-70 family RNA polymerase sigma factor, whose amino-acid sequence is MPTTRRSLLLQIRDLSNSDKWTEFVKIYRPLIADMCRRHGVQNSGIDDVVQDVMIQIMHSIGRFERDESKGRFRSWLKCVVVNKIRDRWRAGKVRRATSLQEACAAVEAQESGDDLRVEQRSLMHKAIAQVKEASLSKTWKCFDLHCLQKKPAADVAAELGLSENAVYANCSRTLTRIRTRCQELKRRLAGEEPVVSE